From a single Apium graveolens cultivar Ventura chromosome 2, ASM990537v1, whole genome shotgun sequence genomic region:
- the LOC141689289 gene encoding uncharacterized protein LOC141689289 → METSKRKEGSIGLSYPLFTKSNYTLWSLKMKVFIKAQGVWDAIEPKDPKKPADEKTVQLALAAIYQGVPEDILLIIAEKETAKEAWDAIKTLCMGTERVKEAKVQTLRAEFESLVMKETEQVDDFCMKLSGIVTHIRVLGETMEEVSVVRKILRAVPDKFLQITSNIEQFGDIKEMTVEEVVGRLKAHEETMKSKPENASGQLLLTQEEWAKKSNKVGISFQGQRTRGGHGFRGRGRGNF, encoded by the coding sequence ATGGAAACATCAAAAAGAAAGGAAGGTTCTATTGGTTTAAGCTACCCACTGTTTACCAAGAGCAACTACACATTATGGTCCTTGAAGATGAAAGTCTTCATAAAAGCGCAAGGAGTTTGGGATGCGATTGAGCCAAAGGATCCCAAGAAACCCGCAGACGAGAAGACGGTACAGTTAGCCCTTGCAGCAATTTATCAAGGTGTTCCAGAGGACATTTTGTTGATCATAGCTGAGAAAGAAACGGCCAAGGAAGCGTGGGACGCGATAAAGACATTGTGTATGGGTACGGAGCGAGTAAAGGAAGCAAAAGTGCAGACGCTAAGAGCAGAATTCGAATCCCTTGTCATGAAGGAGACGGAACAGGTGGATGATTTCTGTATGAAGCTGAGCGGGATTGTGACCCATATACGGGTGTTGGGAGAGACGATGGAGGAAGTGAGTGTAGTGAGAAAAATTTTACGAGCTGTGCCAGATAAATTTCTCCAGATTACCTCAAATATTGAGCAATTCGGAGACATAAAAGAAATGACGGTTGAAGAAGTCGTAGGTCGGTTGAAGGCACACGAGGAAACGATGAAGAGCAAACCAGAAAATGCCAGTGGACAGCTCCTTCTTACACAAGAAGAATGGGCAAAGAAATCAAACAAGGTAGGAATATCTTTTCAAGGACAGAGAACCAGAGGAGGACATGGTTTTCGTGGGCGAGGTAGAGGAAATTTTTGA